In Modestobacter versicolor, a single genomic region encodes these proteins:
- a CDS encoding flagellar FlbD family protein translates to MIRLTRLNGEHFVLNAELIQRVEGHPDTVVTLRDDTKYVVLETVDQVVREVRDYRASIQAVAFQMDRGDHRPPATTDLQGPERASVVPFPSREER, encoded by the coding sequence GTGATCCGTCTGACGCGCCTCAACGGTGAGCACTTCGTGCTCAACGCTGAGCTGATCCAGCGCGTGGAGGGCCACCCCGACACCGTGGTCACGCTCCGGGACGACACCAAGTACGTCGTCCTGGAGACCGTCGACCAGGTCGTCCGCGAGGTCCGCGACTACCGGGCGAGCATCCAGGCGGTCGCCTTCCAGATGGACCGCGGTGACCACCGCCCGCCCGCGACCACCGACCTGCAGGGCCCCGAGCGCGCCTCGGTCGTGCCCTTCCCGAGCCGAGAGGAGCGCTGA
- a CDS encoding motility protein A has translation MDPATLIGFAISIVALFVFMTMEGVAPTALIFLPAIVLVIIATFGAAAASQTMNDLKKIPNWFKMAMLPAKIPPVTEQIQILVSLAEKARKEGLLALEAEVKKIESPFLKRGLQMSIDGTDPEDLRSILEGEISAKKAEDKVAAKFMNNMGGYAPTIGILGCIVGLMNVMNNLSNPEALGPMVSAAFIATLWGVMAANFWFLPMGAKITYISSLQAAQMELLVEGIAEIQAGTSPRTVRAKLTSLIPPSEQGREAA, from the coding sequence ATGGACCCCGCCACCCTGATCGGGTTCGCGATCTCGATCGTCGCCCTGTTCGTCTTCATGACCATGGAGGGCGTCGCCCCGACCGCGCTGATCTTCCTCCCGGCGATCGTCCTGGTCATCATCGCCACCTTCGGTGCGGCGGCGGCCAGCCAGACGATGAACGACCTCAAGAAGATCCCGAACTGGTTCAAGATGGCCATGCTGCCGGCCAAGATCCCGCCGGTCACCGAGCAGATCCAGATCCTGGTCAGCCTGGCCGAGAAGGCCCGCAAGGAGGGCCTGCTGGCCCTCGAGGCCGAGGTCAAGAAGATCGAGTCGCCGTTCCTCAAGCGCGGTCTGCAGATGAGCATCGACGGCACCGACCCCGAGGACCTGCGCAGCATCCTCGAGGGCGAGATCTCGGCCAAGAAGGCCGAGGACAAGGTCGCCGCCAAGTTCATGAACAACATGGGCGGCTACGCCCCGACCATCGGCATCCTGGGCTGCATCGTCGGCCTGATGAACGTGATGAACAACCTCAGCAACCCCGAGGCGCTGGGCCCGATGGTCTCCGCGGCGTTCATCGCCACCCTGTGGGGCGTCATGGCGGCCAACTTCTGGTTCCTGCCGATGGGCGCCAAGATCACCTACATCAGCTCGCTGCAGGCCGCCCAGATGGAGCTGCTCGTCGAGGGCATCGCCGAGATCCAGGCCGGCACCAGCCCGCGCACCGTCCGGGCCAAGCTGACCTCGCTGATCCCGCCCAGTGAGCAGGGGCGCGAGGCGGCATGA
- a CDS encoding OmpA/MotB family protein gives MSKGGGHGGHGGRRAKKHEEHEEHENHERWLVSGFDMMTLLFVLFVVLYAMSSIDLAKFNAFAAGARTGEGAPVTILNDGAAIDAPIDNDSPLKPVQVAAEAAIDGTEQTDAEKAAAEQYAAELAQQTAAEAQAAYDQLAAARGALQAALAAAGQSGAAQFVIDERGLVVHVVSDPVLFEPESAVLQPQGAAVLDLLAPTLAGLPNQIEVEGHANSLPVTRGGPWPSNWELSAIRATTVLRHLTEVDGIGETRLSAAGYGSTRPLVPDSDPSFATVNRRVDIILLSAASAEANALLPGLEAAAQAPAAGAPTTPTTPTTDSHSEGGHG, from the coding sequence ATGAGCAAGGGAGGCGGGCACGGCGGGCACGGTGGCCGCCGGGCCAAGAAGCACGAGGAGCACGAGGAGCACGAGAACCACGAACGGTGGCTGGTCTCCGGCTTCGACATGATGACCCTGCTGTTCGTGCTGTTCGTGGTGCTCTACGCGATGAGCTCGATCGACCTGGCCAAGTTCAACGCCTTCGCCGCGGGCGCCCGGACCGGCGAGGGCGCCCCGGTGACCATCCTCAACGACGGCGCGGCCATCGACGCGCCGATCGACAACGACAGCCCGCTGAAGCCGGTGCAGGTGGCCGCCGAGGCCGCCATCGACGGCACCGAGCAGACCGACGCCGAGAAGGCCGCGGCCGAGCAGTACGCAGCCGAGCTGGCCCAGCAGACGGCGGCCGAGGCCCAGGCGGCCTACGACCAGCTGGCCGCCGCCCGCGGGGCGCTGCAGGCCGCGCTGGCCGCCGCCGGCCAGTCCGGTGCCGCGCAGTTCGTCATCGACGAGCGCGGCCTGGTGGTGCACGTGGTCTCCGACCCGGTGCTCTTCGAGCCGGAGTCCGCCGTCCTGCAGCCCCAGGGCGCGGCCGTGCTGGACCTGCTCGCGCCCACCCTGGCCGGCCTGCCCAACCAGATCGAGGTCGAGGGGCACGCCAACTCGCTGCCGGTGACCCGTGGCGGGCCGTGGCCCTCCAACTGGGAGCTCTCCGCCATCCGGGCGACGACGGTGCTCCGGCACCTGACCGAGGTCGACGGGATCGGCGAGACGCGGCTGTCGGCGGCCGGCTACGGCAGCACCCGCCCGCTGGTGCCCGACAGCGACCCCAGCTTCGCCACCGTCAACCGCCGGGTCGACATCATCCTGCTCTCCGCGGCCTCGGCCGAGGCGAACGCGCTGCTGCCCGGCCTGGAGGCCGCCGCCCAGGCGCCCGCCGCCGGCGCCCCGACCACCCCCACGACCCCGACCACCGACAGCCACTCCGAGGGAGGCCACGGATGA
- a CDS encoding flagellar basal body-associated FliL family protein, with protein sequence MSKDKKKDAPEDEEGAKGGKKKLLIIALAAVLVIGGGAYFFLFSGSGEAAADPATETGTVVLSIEPVAINLAGGSYLKLGMALQMSALYDLHAGGGHGAAAEPDGTKALDIAITQFSGAALADVQTNREALKEALEHSIIEAYHGEVYEVRYTEYVTQ encoded by the coding sequence ATGAGCAAGGACAAGAAGAAGGACGCGCCCGAGGACGAGGAGGGCGCGAAGGGCGGCAAGAAGAAGCTGCTGATCATCGCCCTCGCGGCCGTGCTGGTGATCGGTGGAGGTGCGTACTTCTTCCTCTTCAGCGGCAGCGGGGAGGCGGCCGCCGACCCGGCCACGGAGACCGGCACCGTCGTGCTGAGCATCGAGCCGGTGGCCATCAACCTGGCCGGCGGCAGCTACCTCAAGCTCGGCATGGCCCTGCAGATGTCGGCCCTCTACGACCTGCACGCCGGCGGTGGCCACGGTGCCGCCGCCGAGCCGGACGGCACCAAGGCGCTCGACATCGCGATCACCCAGTTCTCCGGTGCGGCGCTGGCCGACGTCCAGACCAACCGCGAGGCGCTGAAGGAGGCCCTGGAGCACTCGATCATCGAGGCCTACCACGGTGAGGTCTACGAGGTCCGCTACACCGAGTACGTCACCCAGTAG
- a CDS encoding flagellar motor switch protein FliM, with product MSLSDTVADAPSVPAPRSPEGQGRSRRREPRTYDFRRPTKLSREHVRILQITQESFARQATTTMTSLLRTGVRVELVGIEQFSYDDYIATLPSSYFVATFTLEPLAGKGALAWPLDTAMAMVDHMLGGSGAGDQPNRPMTGMESAITGHLLDRLLDELGQAFAPVTPLSPVLDSVEYNPQLAQAASGSETVMVATYSMRVGAREPDVTLVLPFSSFAAPLNNAASPQLSDSAKHKRQRALEAITERLNDVPVDVSVRFNPLEVPSGDLLSLAVGDVLLLRHAQDSPLQVTTNDVTFAHALPSNHRRRLAAEIVPDTATGGKDPA from the coding sequence GTGAGCCTGTCCGACACCGTGGCCGACGCGCCGAGCGTGCCTGCCCCCCGGAGCCCCGAGGGACAGGGCCGTTCCCGGCGGCGTGAGCCGCGCACCTACGACTTCCGTCGTCCGACGAAGCTCTCCCGCGAGCACGTCCGGATCCTGCAGATCACCCAGGAGTCCTTCGCCCGCCAGGCGACGACGACGATGACCTCGCTGCTCCGCACCGGGGTGCGGGTCGAGCTGGTCGGGATCGAGCAGTTCTCCTACGACGACTACATCGCGACGCTGCCGTCGTCCTACTTCGTCGCGACCTTCACCCTCGAGCCGCTGGCCGGCAAGGGCGCGCTGGCGTGGCCGCTGGACACCGCGATGGCGATGGTCGACCACATGCTGGGCGGCTCCGGCGCCGGCGACCAGCCCAACCGGCCGATGACCGGCATGGAGAGCGCCATCACCGGCCACCTCCTGGACCGGCTGCTCGACGAGCTCGGCCAGGCGTTCGCCCCGGTGACGCCGCTGTCCCCGGTGCTCGACAGCGTCGAGTACAACCCGCAGCTCGCCCAGGCCGCCTCCGGCTCGGAGACCGTCATGGTCGCGACGTACAGCATGCGGGTCGGCGCCCGGGAGCCCGACGTCACGCTGGTGCTGCCGTTCTCCTCCTTCGCCGCGCCGCTGAACAACGCCGCCTCCCCGCAGCTGTCGGACTCCGCGAAGCACAAGCGGCAGCGGGCGCTCGAGGCGATCACCGAGCGGCTCAACGACGTGCCCGTCGACGTCAGCGTCCGCTTCAACCCGCTCGAGGTCCCCTCCGGCGACCTGCTGAGCCTGGCCGTCGGTGACGTGCTGCTGCTGCGGCACGCGCAGGACAGCCCGCTGCAGGTCACCACGAACGACGTCACCTTCGCGCACGCGCTCCCCAGCAACCACCGGCGCCGCCTGGCCGCCGAGATCGTCCCTGACACCGCGACCGGCGGAAAGGACCCCGCATGA
- the fliN gene encoding flagellar motor switch protein FliN, with product MTTAFGTDRSSDSETIATAVAAAAQAAAAAMPAELDLRAGETVADPDAVPLPPAPGAAVTAALGGEVSGDIVLVLSEEIVSALANSPVGPMDVATALRPALEAAASALGRVRVAAERVEDVVPALDGLRDKGVFLAVPLISGGEVSATLALQVTLPRARERRGSLDLLRNVAMEVTVEIGRTRMTVSELLSLYPGEVIELDRAAGAPADLLVNGTLIARGEIVVVDEDFGLRISEIVTDATEYGSPGA from the coding sequence ATGACCACCGCCTTCGGCACAGACCGCTCCTCGGACTCCGAGACCATCGCCACGGCCGTCGCGGCCGCGGCGCAGGCGGCCGCGGCCGCGATGCCCGCCGAGCTGGACCTCCGCGCCGGTGAGACGGTGGCCGACCCTGACGCGGTCCCGCTGCCGCCGGCCCCGGGGGCCGCCGTCACCGCGGCGCTCGGCGGCGAGGTCAGCGGCGACATCGTGCTGGTGCTCTCCGAGGAGATCGTCAGCGCGCTGGCCAACTCCCCCGTCGGGCCGATGGACGTCGCCACCGCGCTGCGCCCGGCCCTGGAGGCCGCTGCGTCCGCGCTGGGCCGGGTCCGGGTCGCCGCCGAGCGGGTCGAGGACGTCGTCCCCGCGCTCGACGGGCTGCGGGACAAGGGCGTCTTCCTCGCCGTCCCGCTGATCAGCGGCGGCGAGGTCTCCGCGACGCTGGCCCTGCAGGTCACCCTCCCCCGGGCGCGCGAGCGCCGCGGCAGCCTGGACCTGCTGCGCAACGTCGCCATGGAGGTCACGGTCGAGATCGGCCGGACCCGGATGACGGTCTCCGAGCTGCTCTCCCTCTACCCCGGCGAGGTCATCGAGCTCGACCGCGCCGCCGGCGCCCCGGCCGACCTGCTGGTCAACGGCACGCTGATCGCCCGCGGCGAGATCGTCGTCGTGGACGAGGACTTCGGGCTGCGGATCAGCGAGATCGTCACCGACGCGACGGAGTACGGGAGCCCGGGCGCATGA
- a CDS encoding FliO/MopB family protein → MTWMVIRLVLCLAFVGGVLLFASRVAQKRGLGGTTGVIEVVARQRMGRTSSVSVLRVAGRVLVVGSTEEQVTLLAEVEDDELATALASATGPAATAVDGEAGQLSPARPAMAARGGSGALAGSVLDRGTWTTVVQELRERTVRRS, encoded by the coding sequence ATGACGTGGATGGTCATCCGCCTGGTGCTGTGCCTGGCGTTCGTCGGCGGCGTGCTCCTCTTCGCCAGCCGGGTCGCCCAGAAGCGCGGCCTCGGCGGCACCACCGGGGTCATCGAGGTGGTCGCCCGCCAGCGCATGGGCCGCACCAGCAGCGTGTCGGTCCTGCGGGTCGCCGGCCGGGTCCTGGTCGTCGGCTCGACCGAGGAGCAGGTCACCCTGCTCGCCGAGGTCGAGGACGACGAGCTGGCGACGGCCCTGGCCTCGGCCACCGGTCCGGCCGCCACCGCGGTCGACGGTGAGGCCGGGCAGCTCTCCCCGGCCCGGCCGGCGATGGCCGCCCGCGGCGGCTCCGGCGCGCTCGCCGGTTCGGTGCTCGACCGCGGCACCTGGACGACGGTCGTGCAGGAGCTGCGCGAGCGGACGGTGCGCCGGTCGTGA
- the fliP gene encoding flagellar type III secretion system pore protein FliP (The bacterial flagellar biogenesis protein FliP forms a type III secretion system (T3SS)-type pore required for flagellar assembly.) produces MTRFPSLLPATAPAAGTSAVPRFRRFAWLLPLLVLAAVSAMVLLADPASAAPTAPTAPTAPTAPVSPVVDSGVSINVGGNSPSTAVTLILAITVLSIAPSALLLVTSFTKILVVLSLTRNALGLPTSPPNQVLTGIALFLTIFVMGPVFGDINDLAVQPYLDGTITASQAYDAGEAPLRSFLLDNTRDDELKLMIGLSGEEAPADAESVSMLTLVPAFVLSELKSAFIIGLVVFIPFLVLDMLVSAALMAMGMMMVPPSVVSLPFKLLLFVVVDGWGLIATALVGSYS; encoded by the coding sequence GTGACCCGCTTCCCCAGCCTGCTGCCGGCCACCGCGCCCGCCGCAGGTACCTCAGCCGTGCCCCGGTTCCGCCGCTTCGCCTGGCTGCTGCCGCTGCTGGTGCTCGCCGCGGTGTCGGCGATGGTGCTGCTGGCCGACCCGGCCTCCGCCGCGCCGACGGCCCCCACCGCGCCCACCGCGCCGACCGCCCCGGTCTCCCCGGTGGTCGACAGCGGGGTGAGCATCAACGTCGGCGGCAACAGCCCGAGCACCGCCGTGACGCTGATCCTGGCGATCACGGTGCTGTCCATCGCCCCGTCGGCGCTGCTGCTGGTCACCTCGTTCACCAAGATCCTCGTGGTGCTGTCGCTGACCCGCAACGCCCTGGGGCTGCCGACCTCGCCGCCGAACCAGGTGCTCACCGGGATCGCACTGTTCCTGACGATCTTCGTGATGGGCCCGGTCTTCGGCGACATCAACGACCTCGCCGTCCAGCCGTACCTGGACGGGACGATCACCGCCTCGCAGGCCTACGACGCCGGTGAGGCGCCGCTGCGGAGCTTCCTGCTGGACAACACCCGCGACGACGAGCTGAAGCTCATGATCGGGCTCTCCGGGGAGGAGGCGCCGGCCGACGCGGAGTCGGTCAGCATGCTCACCCTGGTCCCGGCGTTCGTGCTCTCCGAGCTCAAGAGCGCCTTCATCATCGGGCTGGTCGTCTTCATCCCGTTCCTGGTGCTGGACATGCTGGTCAGCGCCGCGCTGATGGCGATGGGCATGATGATGGTGCCGCCGTCGGTCGTCTCCCTGCCGTTCAAGCTGCTGCTCTTCGTCGTGGTCGACGGCTGGGGCCTGATCGCGACCGCGCTCGTGGGGTCGTACTCGTGA
- the fliQ gene encoding flagellar biosynthesis protein FliQ codes for MSDADVTEIATQTMLVGAKVAAPVLLTALLVGFMISLFQAATQIQEPTLSFVPKMIAVAIALLVTGNWVLSELVSFTNQLFESLPRLLGQS; via the coding sequence ATGAGCGACGCCGACGTCACCGAGATCGCCACCCAGACCATGCTCGTGGGGGCCAAGGTGGCCGCCCCGGTCCTGCTCACCGCGCTGCTGGTCGGCTTCATGATCTCGCTGTTCCAGGCGGCCACGCAGATCCAGGAACCGACCTTGTCCTTCGTGCCGAAGATGATCGCGGTGGCCATCGCGCTGCTGGTGACCGGCAACTGGGTGCTCTCGGAGCTGGTCTCCTTCACCAACCAGCTGTTCGAGTCGCTGCCGCGGTTGCTCGGTCAGAGCTGA
- the fliR gene encoding flagellar biosynthetic protein FliR — protein sequence MDLEVPSATLAALLLASARATGFIALAPPFNSNGIPAAVKGALGLALSLVVFPHITGTLPAITAGFLVVAAITEAVIGAALGFLVQVLFTAVQLAGDIIDVTGGFSLQPAYDPMSLSTHGVIGKLHYLLAITLLFTSGGHLLLVRGFVTSYEGLPVGGSIPTDQLGEAMLTAFTMMFLAALQIAGPMVAVLLLADVALALLSKAAPALNIFAIGFPVKIMITLTLLGLTFPLLPSALDSLMDTAVEGITALKSG from the coding sequence GTGGACCTCGAGGTCCCCTCCGCGACCCTGGCCGCCCTCCTGCTGGCCAGCGCCCGGGCGACCGGCTTCATCGCGCTCGCCCCGCCGTTCAACTCCAACGGGATCCCGGCCGCGGTCAAGGGCGCGCTCGGCCTGGCCCTGTCGCTGGTGGTCTTCCCGCACATCACCGGGACGCTGCCCGCGATCACCGCCGGGTTCCTGGTGGTCGCCGCGATCACCGAGGCGGTCATCGGCGCGGCGCTGGGCTTCCTGGTCCAGGTGCTGTTCACCGCCGTCCAGCTGGCCGGCGACATCATCGACGTCACCGGTGGCTTCTCCCTGCAGCCGGCCTACGACCCGATGTCGCTGTCGACGCACGGCGTGATCGGCAAGCTGCACTACCTGCTGGCGATCACCCTGCTGTTCACCAGCGGCGGGCACCTGCTGCTGGTGCGCGGTTTCGTCACCTCCTACGAGGGACTGCCGGTGGGCGGCTCGATCCCGACCGACCAGCTCGGTGAGGCGATGCTGACCGCGTTCACGATGATGTTCCTGGCCGCGCTGCAGATCGCCGGCCCGATGGTCGCGGTGCTGCTGCTGGCCGACGTGGCGCTGGCCCTGCTGTCCAAGGCGGCGCCCGCGCTGAACATCTTCGCCATCGGCTTCCCGGTGAAGATCATGATCACCCTGACCCTGCTGGGCCTGACCTTCCCGCTGCTGCCCTCCGCCCTCGACTCGCTGATGGACACCGCCGTCGAGGGCATCACCGCCCTGAAGAGCGGCTGA
- a CDS encoding EscU/YscU/HrcU family type III secretion system export apparatus switch protein yields the protein MAKDGPGGEKTEKPTPQKLKQARKEGQIPRTQELGTWLGAAAASVLLPMLVGNAFDAVRQLFVQVAVIANDPEPAALSQLLGEALMVFLTTMLPMALAMMLLGTLASAAQGGVTFATKGMKPTLKKFNPFPGIKRMFGTQGLWEAVKALIKTVALAVVIITTSDKAQTLVSASGALPLSEVARVFTESAVSMFRVVGFTGLAIALADYVVVRHKMMKQLKMSQYEIKQEHKQSEGDPHMKAQRRATQMAMSRNRMMSEMADADVLLVNPTHVAVALKYDPLKGAPRVVAKGAGEVAARLRARAEECRVPMVQDIPLARALHSSCELGQEVPAQLFTAVARVLAFVMHLSARGVRGGMHRPGFEAPALEGLPKAGRRRA from the coding sequence ATGGCCAAGGACGGGCCTGGCGGGGAGAAGACAGAGAAGCCCACACCGCAGAAGCTCAAGCAGGCGCGCAAGGAAGGCCAGATCCCGCGCACCCAGGAGCTGGGCACCTGGCTGGGCGCCGCGGCGGCCAGCGTGCTGCTGCCGATGCTGGTCGGGAACGCGTTCGACGCCGTGCGGCAGCTGTTCGTCCAGGTGGCGGTGATCGCGAACGACCCCGAGCCGGCGGCGTTGTCCCAGCTGCTCGGCGAGGCGCTGATGGTCTTCCTGACCACCATGCTGCCGATGGCGCTGGCGATGATGCTGCTCGGCACGCTCGCGTCGGCGGCCCAGGGCGGCGTCACCTTCGCCACCAAGGGGATGAAGCCGACCCTCAAGAAGTTCAACCCGTTCCCCGGCATCAAGCGCATGTTCGGCACCCAGGGGCTCTGGGAGGCGGTCAAGGCGCTGATCAAGACGGTCGCGCTGGCCGTCGTCATCATCACCACCTCGGACAAGGCGCAGACCCTGGTGTCGGCCTCGGGTGCGCTGCCGCTGTCGGAGGTGGCCCGGGTCTTCACCGAGTCGGCCGTCTCGATGTTCCGCGTCGTCGGCTTCACCGGCCTGGCGATCGCGCTCGCGGACTACGTCGTGGTGCGCCACAAGATGATGAAGCAGCTCAAGATGAGCCAGTACGAGATCAAGCAGGAGCACAAGCAGTCCGAGGGCGACCCGCACATGAAGGCGCAGCGCCGCGCCACCCAGATGGCCATGTCGCGGAACCGGATGATGTCCGAGATGGCGGACGCCGACGTCCTGCTGGTCAACCCGACCCACGTCGCCGTGGCGCTGAAGTACGACCCGCTCAAGGGCGCGCCGCGGGTGGTCGCGAAGGGCGCCGGCGAGGTCGCGGCCCGGCTGCGCGCGCGGGCCGAGGAGTGCCGGGTGCCGATGGTCCAGGACATCCCGCTGGCCCGTGCGCTGCACTCCTCCTGCGAGCTGGGCCAGGAGGTGCCCGCGCAGCTGTTCACCGCCGTCGCCCGGGTGCTGGCCTTCGTCATGCACCTGTCCGCCCGCGGCGTGCGCGGCGGGATGCACCGCCCCGGCTTCGAGGCGCCCGCCCTCGAGGGGCTCCCGAAGGCAGGCCGCCGCCGCGCCTGA
- the flhA gene encoding flagellar biosynthesis protein FlhA encodes MGKLTKAAVPIGVVSIVLMLVVPLPATVLDLLIAVNIVGSLLILLVSMQIKRPLDFAIFPSLVLIATLMRLALNVSSTRLVLTDGYAGKVIEAFGHFVIGGSLIVGLVIFVILTIIQFVVITNGAGRVAEVGARFTLDAMPGKQMAIDADLNAGLINEKQARKRRSEVTAEADFYGSMDGASKFVKGDAIAAIIVTLINLIGGFAVGVMQKGMAPGEAVSTYSLLTVGDGLVSQIPALLISTATGLIVTRSASQGDMGSDLIKQLGRNKQPVRVAGIAAIALCLIPGLPKLPFLLVGGLFLFLATKLTDEVETDDEAPEPGDAAPAEAQPDSPEAIVDRMRVDPLELEVAFDLVELVDTARGGDLLDRVKALRRKVAMETGLVIPLVRTRDNLDLPASQYVIWLNGVPAAKGISPAGTVLAIGDHLDGLPGKATREPVFGLAAKWVPAELQRQAEMAGATVVDRSSVITTHLAEVVRQNAAALLGREDVKVLVEMVRRSHPAVVEELTPTLLSLGEVQRVLQALLDEGVSIRDLVRIFEALSLRAKVSTDVDGLVEAVRAALGAAISHPYVSEDERLHVITLEPSFEQRLLESVRQTEGGQVLALDGHTVDVLVRGCTEILDEAERMNLSPVLVCSPQVRAALSRLVRQVLPRLTVISYSEVSRTAQIESLGVVSGAHAIR; translated from the coding sequence GTGGGAAAGCTGACGAAGGCCGCCGTCCCCATCGGGGTCGTCTCCATCGTCCTGATGCTGGTCGTCCCGCTGCCGGCCACCGTGCTGGACCTGCTGATCGCCGTGAACATCGTCGGGTCGCTGCTGATCCTGCTGGTGTCGATGCAGATCAAGCGGCCCCTGGACTTCGCGATCTTCCCGTCGCTGGTGCTCATCGCCACGCTGATGCGGCTCGCGTTGAACGTCTCCTCGACCCGGCTGGTGCTCACCGACGGCTACGCCGGGAAGGTCATCGAGGCCTTCGGGCACTTCGTGATCGGCGGCTCGCTGATCGTCGGCCTGGTGATCTTCGTGATCCTGACGATCATCCAGTTCGTCGTCATCACCAACGGTGCCGGCCGCGTCGCCGAGGTCGGGGCGCGCTTCACCCTCGACGCGATGCCCGGCAAGCAGATGGCGATCGACGCCGACCTCAACGCCGGCCTGATCAACGAGAAGCAGGCCCGCAAGCGCCGCTCCGAGGTCACCGCCGAGGCCGACTTCTACGGCTCGATGGACGGCGCCAGCAAGTTCGTCAAGGGCGATGCCATCGCCGCGATCATCGTCACCCTGATCAACCTGATCGGTGGCTTCGCGGTCGGCGTCATGCAGAAGGGCATGGCCCCCGGCGAGGCGGTCTCGACCTACTCGCTGCTGACCGTCGGCGACGGCCTGGTCTCCCAGATCCCGGCCCTGCTGATCTCCACCGCGACCGGCCTCATCGTCACCCGCTCCGCCTCCCAGGGCGACATGGGCAGCGACCTGATCAAGCAGCTGGGCCGCAACAAGCAGCCCGTGCGGGTCGCCGGCATCGCCGCCATCGCGCTGTGCCTGATCCCGGGTCTCCCCAAGCTCCCCTTCCTGCTCGTCGGCGGGCTCTTCCTGTTCCTCGCCACGAAGCTCACCGACGAGGTCGAGACGGACGACGAGGCACCGGAGCCCGGCGACGCCGCCCCGGCCGAGGCCCAGCCCGACTCCCCCGAGGCGATCGTCGACCGGATGCGCGTCGACCCGCTCGAGCTCGAGGTCGCCTTCGACCTCGTCGAGCTGGTGGACACCGCCCGCGGCGGCGACCTGCTGGACCGGGTCAAGGCGCTGCGCCGCAAGGTCGCGATGGAGACCGGCCTGGTCATCCCGCTGGTCCGCACCCGCGACAACCTCGACCTGCCGGCGTCCCAGTACGTCATCTGGCTCAACGGCGTCCCCGCGGCCAAGGGCATCTCCCCGGCCGGCACGGTCCTCGCCATCGGCGACCACCTCGACGGGCTGCCCGGCAAGGCCACCCGCGAGCCGGTCTTCGGGCTGGCCGCCAAGTGGGTGCCCGCTGAGCTGCAGCGCCAGGCCGAGATGGCCGGGGCCACCGTCGTCGACCGCTCCTCGGTCATCACCACCCACCTGGCCGAGGTCGTGCGGCAGAACGCCGCCGCGCTGCTGGGCCGCGAGGACGTCAAGGTGCTGGTCGAGATGGTCCGCCGCTCGCACCCCGCCGTCGTCGAGGAGCTCACGCCCACCCTGCTCAGCCTGGGCGAGGTGCAGCGGGTGCTGCAGGCGCTGCTGGACGAGGGCGTCTCCATCCGCGACCTGGTCCGCATCTTCGAGGCGCTGTCACTGCGGGCCAAGGTCTCCACCGACGTCGACGGCCTGGTCGAGGCCGTGCGCGCCGCGCTCGGCGCCGCGATCAGCCACCCGTACGTCAGCGAGGACGAGCGGCTGCACGTCATCACCCTCGAGCCCTCGTTCGAGCAGCGGCTGCTGGAGTCCGTCCGGCAGACCGAGGGCGGCCAGGTCCTGGCGCTGGACGGTCACACCGTCGACGTCCTGGTCCGCGGCTGCACCGAGATCCTCGACGAGGCGGAGCGGATGAACCTGTCCCCCGTGCTCGTCTGCTCGCCGCAGGTGCGAGCCGCACTGTCCCGCCTGGTCCGCCAGGTCCTTCCCCGCCTGACGGTCATCTCGTACAGCGAGGTGTCCCGCACGGCACAGATCGAGTCCCTGGGAGTGGTGAGCGGTGCCCACGCAATCCGTTGA